One segment of Sinorhizobium mexicanum DNA contains the following:
- the ccmB gene encoding heme exporter protein CcmB: MMALFLRDLKLSVRAGGGALIGILFFLTVVAVVPFGVGPDLNLLSRIGPAIVWIGALLAALLGLDRLFQAERDDGSLDLLLMQETPLVLTVIVKCVAHWTATSLPLVIASPLLGLFMNMNETAIGATTLTLLAGSSAITFIGAVGAAVAVALPRGGLLVSILVLPLTIPVLIFGVSASYAAVQEPAPFLPPFLLLIALTLFFAVIGPAGAALALRNTVD; encoded by the coding sequence ATGATGGCTCTGTTTCTTCGCGACCTTAAACTTTCTGTGCGGGCAGGGGGCGGGGCACTGATCGGCATATTGTTCTTTCTCACCGTCGTTGCGGTTGTTCCCTTCGGCGTAGGGCCGGATCTCAATCTGCTTTCCCGTATCGGACCCGCCATCGTCTGGATCGGCGCTCTGCTTGCCGCTCTGCTCGGGCTCGACAGGCTGTTTCAAGCGGAACGGGACGACGGGTCGCTCGATCTCCTGCTAATGCAGGAGACACCACTTGTGCTCACCGTTATCGTCAAATGTGTCGCGCACTGGACCGCGACGAGCCTGCCGCTGGTGATCGCCTCGCCGCTTCTTGGCCTCTTCATGAACATGAACGAGACTGCGATCGGCGCAACCACGCTGACGCTGCTCGCCGGCTCGTCGGCGATCACCTTCATCGGCGCGGTCGGCGCGGCTGTCGCGGTGGCCCTTCCGCGCGGCGGGCTTCTGGTTTCGATCCTAGTGCTGCCGCTGACGATCCCGGTCCTCATCTTCGGTGTGAGCGCGAGCTATGCGGCGGTACAGGAACCGGCTCCGTTTCTGCCGCCTTTCCTGCTATTGATCGCTCTGACACTCTTCTTCGCGGTCATCGGCCCGGCGGGGGCGGCCCTGGCGCTCAGGAACACGGTGGATTGA
- a CDS encoding alpha/beta fold hydrolase — MKPTLRLLDGFPTSSHMFRDLMSLLADRFHLVAPDSPGFGRSALPGREEFTYSFDDLAKVITRFTEVIGLDRFAIYVFDHCAPMGFRVAVAGFLSA, encoded by the coding sequence ATGAAACCGACGTTACGGCTGTTGGACGGGTTCCCTACATCGAGTCACATGTTCCGGGACCTGATGTCTTTGCTGGCCGACCGTTTCCATTTGGTGGCGCCTGACTCGCCGGGGTTCGGCCGCTCCGCGTTACCAGGCCGCGAAGAATTCACTTACAGTTTCGATGATCTCGCCAAGGTGATCACCCGCTTCACCGAGGTGATCGGGCTCGACCGCTTCGCGATCTACGTGTTCGACCATTGTGCGCCCATGGGATTCCGGGTTGCCGTCGCCGGGTTTCTGAGCGCCTAG
- a CDS encoding peroxiredoxin-like family protein, whose translation MLLPRRPVPELRVPTLAHGDFDLAADPPKLFTLISFYRGLHCPVCLKYLRDLESLIPEYERRGTKVIAVSSDVRERAQEMASKVGANLRFGYSLPLTVARQWGLYISSSRGKTSINIEEPPLFSEPGVFLVRPDGTLYYGAVQTMPFARPLFSELLQAIDFAIAKDYPARGEYDGPL comes from the coding sequence ATGCTGCTGCCTCGTCGACCAGTTCCCGAACTGCGCGTGCCGACCCTTGCTCATGGCGATTTTGATCTTGCTGCCGACCCACCGAAGCTATTTACGTTGATATCCTTTTATCGCGGTCTCCATTGCCCGGTCTGCCTCAAGTATCTGCGCGACCTAGAATCGCTGATCCCTGAATATGAGCGTCGCGGCACGAAGGTCATCGCCGTCAGCTCTGACGTTCGCGAGCGCGCTCAGGAAATGGCGAGCAAGGTCGGCGCCAACCTGCGATTCGGATATTCGCTGCCGCTCACGGTTGCCCGCCAATGGGGACTCTATATTTCGTCGTCGCGTGGAAAGACATCGATTAACATCGAAGAGCCGCCGCTGTTTTCGGAGCCAGGCGTGTTCCTCGTCCGGCCGGACGGTACTTTGTATTACGGCGCGGTTCAAACAATGCCGTTCGCACGTCCGCTGTTCTCGGAATTGCTTCAGGCGATCGACTTCGCCATCGCCAAAGATTATCCGGCGCGTGGCGAGTATGACGGCCCGCTCTGA
- a CDS encoding L,D-transpeptidase, translated as MPIFHQHKDDPITEHQTRKFTRRAIVLGSTAAALAGCATTAQSPEQTAILAEPTPVAPLMYAALPTEQFPVPAVDISQIDPRFWRQDIDYETNEKTGTLIVDTPNKYLYHVHSGGRATRYGIGVGREGFAWAGRAVVAYKRKWPRWTPPDSMVARQPELRPYSVANGGMDPGLRNPLGARALYIHENGVDTLYRLHGTPQANSIGKAVSSGCIRLLNQDVIHLHDTVTDGSSIVVIPDPSVTPLLVGSA; from the coding sequence ATGCCGATATTTCACCAACACAAAGATGATCCTATCACTGAGCATCAAACCCGCAAATTCACGAGGCGTGCGATCGTTCTCGGGTCTACCGCGGCGGCACTGGCAGGATGTGCGACGACCGCTCAATCACCAGAGCAAACCGCGATTTTAGCCGAGCCAACTCCCGTGGCACCGTTGATGTACGCCGCTTTGCCGACCGAACAGTTTCCGGTTCCAGCCGTGGACATCAGTCAGATCGATCCGCGCTTTTGGCGTCAGGACATCGATTACGAGACGAATGAGAAGACCGGAACTCTCATAGTCGACACTCCTAATAAATATCTCTACCACGTGCATTCGGGAGGACGAGCGACTCGATATGGCATCGGTGTGGGGCGGGAAGGATTTGCCTGGGCCGGTCGGGCTGTTGTTGCCTACAAACGCAAATGGCCCCGCTGGACTCCCCCGGATTCCATGGTCGCGCGGCAACCCGAGCTTAGGCCCTATAGCGTCGCCAATGGCGGAATGGACCCGGGCTTACGAAATCCGCTTGGTGCGCGGGCTCTCTACATTCACGAAAACGGTGTTGATACCCTCTACCGTCTGCATGGGACCCCTCAGGCGAACTCGATCGGGAAGGCCGTATCTTCAGGCTGCATTCGCCTTCTCAATCAGGATGTGATCCATCTTCACGACACAGTGACCGACGGTAGCTCCATCGTGGTCATTCCCGATCCGAGCGTCACGCCATTACTCGTAGGATCAGCATGA
- a CDS encoding DUF2189 domain-containing protein translates to MGPNDIVEPYESPRARHLPPATVFQWLRKGWQTLIVDPVPSLIYGVGVFLVSVVVVWTVFTFGYDYILFPALAGFMVVAPFLAIGLYEKARLTDAGERATLAKMLFVRPASGAQVLFIGVLLMLLMATWMRAAVIVYEIFFGVRPFPGLDHIAPILFGTPTGWAMLVTGCVIGGLFAAFSFAIAVISIPMLLDQRLDAFTAMGTSIATAWNNMPVMIAWGFVALCAFLISILTAGAAMIVLFPIIGHATWYVYQDMK, encoded by the coding sequence ATGGGACCGAACGACATTGTCGAACCCTATGAATCGCCGCGGGCGCGCCATCTGCCCCCCGCCACCGTGTTCCAGTGGTTGCGCAAGGGATGGCAGACGCTGATCGTCGACCCGGTGCCGAGCCTGATTTACGGCGTCGGCGTCTTTCTCGTCTCGGTCGTCGTCGTCTGGACGGTGTTCACCTTCGGCTACGACTACATTCTGTTTCCGGCGCTCGCCGGCTTCATGGTGGTCGCGCCGTTTCTCGCGATTGGGCTTTATGAAAAGGCGCGGCTCACCGACGCTGGCGAAAGGGCGACGCTCGCCAAGATGCTCTTCGTGCGCCCCGCCTCCGGAGCCCAGGTGCTTTTCATCGGCGTGCTCTTGATGCTGTTGATGGCGACCTGGATGCGCGCCGCGGTCATCGTCTATGAGATTTTCTTCGGCGTGCGGCCGTTTCCGGGCCTTGACCATATCGCGCCGATTCTCTTCGGAACGCCGACCGGATGGGCGATGCTCGTCACCGGCTGCGTGATCGGCGGTCTCTTCGCCGCCTTCTCCTTCGCGATCGCGGTCATCTCGATTCCCATGCTGCTCGATCAACGGCTCGACGCCTTCACGGCGATGGGAACCAGCATTGCGACCGCCTGGAACAACATGCCCGTGATGATCGCCTGGGGCTTCGTCGCGCTCTGCGCCTTCCTCATCTCGATCCTGACGGCAGGAGCGGCGATGATCGTGCTCTTTCCCATCATCGGGCATGCGACCTGGTACGTTTACCAGGACATGAAATGA
- the ccoP gene encoding cytochrome-c oxidase, cbb3-type subunit III has translation MAAVERDPVTGRQTTGHDWNGIAELDTPIPKVVIFFLVVTFLFSLVWWILMPAWPLITTYTRGALGIDQRTEVEESIEAANAARSIWLSDLAAKDWSQIQADGTLMAKVKETGHRLFGDNCAVCHGASGKGGPGFPDLTDGDWIWGGDPDAIAQTLRVGVNSTAEDTRTSQMPAFGRDGILDRTQISDVAFYVRSLSDPSLATPETADRIANGKEVFAANCVSCHGEDARGNVDLGAPNLTDSHWLYGGSANQIVTTIFGGRMGHMPNWGARLAPEEIKMLALYVATMGGETQFTGEQSQ, from the coding sequence ATGGCAGCAGTAGAACGGGATCCGGTGACCGGCCGGCAGACCACGGGCCATGACTGGAACGGCATCGCGGAACTCGACACGCCGATCCCCAAGGTGGTGATCTTCTTTCTCGTCGTGACATTCCTGTTCTCGTTGGTCTGGTGGATCCTGATGCCGGCATGGCCGCTCATCACGACCTATACCAGGGGCGCTCTCGGGATCGACCAGAGGACCGAGGTGGAGGAAAGCATCGAGGCGGCGAACGCGGCACGGTCGATCTGGCTCAGCGATCTCGCGGCCAAGGACTGGAGCCAGATCCAGGCGGACGGAACTCTGATGGCGAAGGTCAAGGAGACCGGTCATCGCCTGTTCGGCGACAATTGCGCGGTCTGCCACGGCGCAAGCGGAAAGGGCGGACCCGGCTTTCCGGATCTGACGGACGGCGACTGGATCTGGGGCGGCGATCCCGATGCGATCGCGCAGACACTTCGCGTCGGGGTCAATTCGACGGCCGAGGACACCCGCACGTCACAAATGCCCGCCTTCGGCCGCGACGGCATTCTCGACAGGACGCAAATCTCGGATGTGGCGTTCTATGTGCGTTCGCTCAGCGACCCGTCTCTCGCAACGCCCGAGACCGCTGACCGGATCGCAAACGGCAAGGAGGTGTTTGCGGCCAACTGCGTTAGCTGTCACGGCGAGGATGCAAGAGGCAATGTGGACCTCGGAGCCCCGAACCTGACGGACAGCCACTGGCTCTATGGCGGCAGCGCCAACCAGATCGTCACCACCATATTCGGCGGGCGGATGGGGCACATGCCGAACTGGGGGGCACGTCTGGCACCGGAAGAGATAAAGATGCTCGCACTTTACGTCGCGACCATGGGAGGTGAGACCCAGTTTACGGGAGAGCAGAGCCAGTGA
- a CDS encoding cbb3-type cytochrome c oxidase subunit 3 encodes MEVDHNTLVAFAKSWGLFYLITFGIVVLVYVFWPKNRKKFDDAEKSILDDKDDKPWQQ; translated from the coding sequence ATGGAAGTCGACCACAATACGCTGGTGGCATTCGCCAAGAGCTGGGGGCTGTTCTACCTGATTACTTTCGGCATCGTCGTGCTCGTCTACGTGTTCTGGCCGAAGAACCGGAAGAAATTCGACGACGCCGAGAAGAGCATCCTGGATGACAAGGACGACAAGCCATGGCAGCAGTAG
- the ccoO gene encoding cytochrome-c oxidase, cbb3-type subunit II gives MAEVHGKLERNAIGFVLAIIVVSSIGGLVEIAPLYTIDETVESDPNMRVYTPLELAGRNIYIREGCYACHSQMIRTLRDEVERYGPYSLAVESKYDHPMLWGSKRTGPDLARVGGKYSDFWHVAHLINPRDVVAGSVMPAYPWLARNPLKISDLADHLAALRKVGVPYTDDMIANAAADAFGQASPDASQASGVTERYGNDTTVSAFDGVTDRVTEMDAVVAYLQVLGKLTKATAAEDASGQGGNSRQGD, from the coding sequence ATGGCCGAGGTTCACGGAAAGCTCGAGCGAAACGCCATCGGCTTCGTGCTCGCCATCATTGTGGTGTCGAGCATCGGCGGCCTTGTCGAGATCGCCCCGCTCTACACGATCGACGAAACGGTCGAGAGTGATCCCAACATGCGGGTCTATACCCCGCTCGAGCTTGCCGGACGCAACATCTACATTCGTGAAGGGTGTTACGCCTGCCATTCCCAGATGATCCGCACCTTGCGCGACGAGGTGGAGCGTTACGGCCCTTATTCGCTCGCCGTCGAGTCGAAATACGATCACCCGATGCTCTGGGGCTCGAAGCGGACGGGTCCGGATCTTGCCCGCGTCGGCGGCAAATATTCCGATTTCTGGCATGTCGCCCACCTGATCAATCCGCGCGACGTGGTCGCAGGCTCCGTCATGCCCGCCTATCCGTGGCTCGCGCGCAACCCGCTCAAGATATCCGATCTCGCCGACCATCTCGCCGCGCTCCGCAAGGTTGGCGTGCCCTATACCGACGACATGATCGCCAACGCTGCCGCCGATGCGTTCGGCCAGGCATCGCCGGACGCCTCGCAAGCGTCGGGCGTCACCGAACGCTATGGCAATGACACCACGGTCTCGGCGTTCGACGGGGTTACAGATCGGGTCACCGAGATGGATGCCGTTGTCGCTTATCTGCAGGTTCTCGGCAAATTGACGAAGGCGACCGCAGCCGAAGACGCCTCCGGACAAGGTGGCAACTCCAGGCAAGGTGACTAG
- the ccoN gene encoding cytochrome-c oxidase, cbb3-type subunit I, with the protein MRQLTSGERRSAATILIAMAIVGLAMAAAGRDDTLGIHGAIVFLYSLVLLFLVLSVIFEPEPEPSRLSQYYDDPSKVGIVLTMIWAIFGMGVGAWVAAQLAWPELAFDAAWSSFGRLRPAHTNGVLFGFGGNALIATSFHVLQRTSRARLADQLSPWFVVFGYNLFCILAVSGYFLGITQSKEYAEAEWYADIWLVVVWVTYFVLFIRTLARRKEPHIYVANWYYMAFIVVIAVLHIVNNIAVPVSLTGAKSYSVYSGVQDAMVQWWYGHNAVAFFLTAGFLGMLYYYLPKRAERPIFSYRLSIISFWGITFFYMWAGSHHLHYTALPHWVQTLGMTFSVMLLVPSWASAGNALATLNGAWHKVRDDATLRFMMVAAVFYGLTTFEGSFLAIRPVNGLSHYTDWTVGHVHAGALGWVAFITFGSLYSVIPWLWKKKSMYSARLVEVHFWLALMGTIIYVFAMWNSGILQGLMWRTYNDSGTLAFTFLETVVAMHRYYIARAFGGLLFLAGAIVGTYNLYMTIRYTPEDVTGKAAGDLPVPGRGEAVVAGE; encoded by the coding sequence ATCAGACAGCTAACCTCGGGCGAGCGGCGATCCGCAGCAACCATTCTTATCGCCATGGCGATCGTTGGTCTGGCAATGGCGGCTGCCGGGAGGGACGACACGCTTGGCATTCACGGTGCCATCGTCTTCCTCTACAGCCTCGTCCTGCTCTTTCTCGTCCTCTCCGTCATCTTCGAGCCCGAGCCGGAGCCGTCGCGGCTGTCGCAATACTACGACGATCCGAGCAAGGTCGGCATCGTGCTGACGATGATTTGGGCGATCTTCGGCATGGGCGTCGGCGCCTGGGTCGCGGCGCAACTCGCCTGGCCGGAGCTCGCCTTCGACGCGGCCTGGTCGAGTTTCGGGAGGCTCAGGCCCGCGCACACGAACGGTGTGCTCTTCGGTTTCGGCGGCAATGCATTGATCGCCACCTCGTTCCACGTCCTGCAGCGCACCTCGCGGGCCCGTCTCGCCGACCAGCTCAGTCCCTGGTTCGTCGTCTTCGGCTACAACCTCTTCTGCATCCTCGCCGTCAGCGGCTATTTCTTGGGTATCACGCAGTCCAAGGAATATGCCGAAGCCGAATGGTACGCCGATATCTGGCTGGTCGTCGTCTGGGTGACCTATTTCGTGCTCTTCATTCGCACGCTGGCGCGCCGCAAGGAGCCGCATATCTACGTTGCCAACTGGTACTACATGGCCTTCATTGTAGTTATCGCCGTCCTGCATATCGTCAACAACATCGCCGTTCCCGTTTCCCTGACGGGTGCCAAATCCTATTCGGTCTATTCCGGCGTTCAGGATGCGATGGTGCAGTGGTGGTACGGGCACAATGCGGTCGCGTTCTTCCTGACCGCCGGTTTTCTCGGCATGCTTTACTACTACCTGCCCAAGCGGGCCGAGCGGCCGATCTTCTCCTATCGGCTGTCGATCATCAGCTTCTGGGGCATCACCTTCTTCTACATGTGGGCGGGATCGCATCACCTGCATTACACCGCCCTGCCCCATTGGGTGCAGACGCTCGGAATGACCTTCTCCGTCATGCTGCTCGTTCCATCATGGGCCTCGGCCGGCAATGCGCTCGCCACCCTCAACGGCGCCTGGCACAAGGTCAGGGATGATGCGACGCTCCGCTTCATGATGGTGGCTGCGGTATTCTACGGCCTCACCACCTTCGAGGGCTCGTTCCTGGCGATCCGGCCGGTGAACGGCCTCTCCCACTATACCGACTGGACCGTCGGCCATGTGCATGCCGGCGCCCTCGGCTGGGTCGCCTTCATCACCTTCGGCTCGCTCTACAGCGTCATTCCCTGGCTCTGGAAGAAGAAGTCGATGTATTCCGCCCGTCTGGTGGAGGTGCATTTCTGGCTCGCGCTCATGGGCACCATCATCTACGTCTTCGCCATGTGGAACTCGGGTATCCTCCAGGGCCTGATGTGGCGCACCTACAATGACAGCGGCACGCTGGCCTTTACCTTCCTCGAAACCGTCGTCGCGATGCATCGCTACTACATCGCCCGCGCCTTCGGCGGTCTCCTGTTTCTCGCTGGCGCTATCGTCGGCACCTACAACCTTTACATGACCATACGCTACACGCCCGAGGACGTGACCGGGAAAGCAGCCGGCGATCTCCCCGTTCCCGGCCGTGGCGAAGCCGTTGTGGCGGGAGAGTGA
- a CDS encoding cytochrome P460 family protein: MRIALLIAGAVSSAVAVTAAFAQSESNDGSATTTKRYLPEYTESGDLILPKDYNKWVFVGSPLTPNALNGGKANFPEFHNVYIEPGSYEIYKKTGEFPEGTIFFKELQLTLPAENPDGSRTEPSGRGFFPGKLNGADVTVKDTKRYADTGGWGYYNFNHHEPKAATAKLQPKSECAFCHIASAKKDDVWTQFYPLLDD, translated from the coding sequence ATGCGTATTGCCCTACTGATCGCCGGAGCGGTTTCCAGCGCGGTTGCTGTAACGGCCGCATTCGCCCAGTCCGAGTCCAATGACGGCAGCGCGACGACGACGAAGCGCTATCTGCCCGAGTACACCGAATCGGGCGATCTGATCCTGCCGAAGGATTACAACAAGTGGGTGTTCGTCGGCTCGCCGCTCACTCCCAATGCGCTCAACGGCGGCAAGGCCAATTTTCCTGAATTTCACAACGTCTACATCGAGCCAGGCTCATACGAGATCTACAAGAAGACCGGTGAGTTCCCGGAAGGAACGATCTTCTTCAAGGAACTGCAGCTGACGCTTCCGGCCGAGAACCCGGATGGATCGCGCACCGAGCCCTCCGGGCGAGGCTTCTTCCCCGGAAAGCTGAACGGCGCCGACGTCACGGTCAAGGACACCAAGCGCTATGCCGACACCGGCGGCTGGGGTTACTACAACTTCAACCACCACGAGCCGAAGGCAGCGACGGCCAAGCTGCAGCCCAAATCCGAGTGCGCCTTCTGCCACATCGCGAGCGCCAAGAAGGACGACGTCTGGACCCAATTCTACCCGCTGCTGGACGACTGA